The Besnoitia besnoiti strain Bb-Ger1 chromosome IV, whole genome shotgun sequence genome contains a region encoding:
- a CDS encoding hypothetical protein (encoded by transcript BESB_054790) codes for MVRSCGPLSPTAGGSLRSASPGAAASFSSSSPFPSYSCAPFSRTARAPRPHGPFGGYGSRCDDGGSLGCAQWSVFRDGADPEEEARVEGRQRLPYSVDMTTGRGSERRPLLPGIPGLCPAASALWAVRISRFTLVTVAPSLSALSSTNTPCLLSYSEHVRVASSFSYAVAYYEQLDSAAEDSLAVPRATFSPPARRPLRVPRSQPRLAPVSPSRACVPPRAASARTTQRHSNAAREQRVASSARRSREANTREERTNCSPVSSAGKEVKRQTEAKGGLLGSRMVRADAPRPSVRTEASRAEDEQETVELEHASPAGATPATAPQLLRQKTRREKADDDDKCARLRALRAHVQTLSSLCLTGSARRANSQLGSLSRRFTRTDFAVGAQSEEGSEGGVAPFFAVAAPSGLLTGVSRGVLGRGTENAKEEGGIEEIERPKPLRSRAAPKSFTTIRGALRDGEVKRDQTATRESSDADIEALDVDDIRSGPSSEDSSSRRRARPPARAVASRQFASSPSIRREMPSRWTCAAEGAEDASEASLSSWESGGLDICWEFSEIGESATTSTRKPVSSRGRASGADSRRGLSNRRSRSMRLAKSDGATGQGGGRRREDGYVRFFSDEQEEADARAVTAAQLRASQFAIEQLREAIERRRTQNNLRLFHSDFAGGGPGSRRRHEEREWRKDEEREKEAAELASQILGEANYYAQETDPDLAQAYDRLAAHLQHLRDLQDAQHRIPHRGKSSDEYQAFLETVQLAIRKALEAERDGELLPSLAVSSPDGYRAVHGHRRGVSTPAQQAFCPPFSLFTKPSRAAVSPSGPAGAQPACGARAAAGARRQEQDSEKSDGEKSCRRGRSSSPLFFSGVGWRKQTEEDGEERTSRRQRDKRGERGEASSLALDGDLVFGEGRSRDHSETGRQDGDRIELPSPVMWGVHPPEGVERDEDLCVLSGEVGGLAQPRTNRGEKCQKDSGRSRKEGKKAEPSPKPEADAHVSVNARLSEALSCEKTLHFMGSPFVATAEEADAGALQEGDDLNDALERLHLLEAYLQSDPSVGTLPRSRVECSEKLKQAVEALDAVRAQPRGPLGGSEDGGQETSRRTQLDIQDLQFLTGLLLMEKTRRERARGGNQGHGASPILPVVPPSVELESGDSSGGASEKRLLDKRRLSPLRRPGSRVRFVASSFRHEEDRVSPVAPASSPSSAPAAARLPPASSAASQTLSSHPAPSAASVAPTVGLPPASTTSAVVKQANPRPSASRSGGLWSGPSSSSSEGVSTLPSPAEEEVQEPTFSIKVSPALSIAESQLRAARKDSRELPARSASQLLEPAALSTVLGAAEGKPPSAPASPSQLSSPASSCEAESRGAPSLGASPRASGVISSTRLCESDPPQRETSRGRKSPVGASVALSSLSASQALPSLQEDAPAPAVEDAPILVEASPTVDVAPKAAEENENAGEKSEPPVAKLPYSGTSTILRMGSLDPAEDAKYEIVVSLGQLKNVFVFSENLQPRKIFCVVHYQGQDVQELMRTRMQRSKTQRVVEQGAHAYSCDINEEVILPFHSHRAGVRVTVMQLQVDDDLAASVPALESFQFVPLGTTPLLLYNNANQDGEKTFWSLLNTKDPGASTGELSVGLFARPKRASEISQLRSSFAHRSSIAPQVEMRSEKLDREAGRPPLRSPRKSLVLSSPSPDEDASPASAGAEGEQSHAEAGAAAKDADRELSAGSESSPTREKHKKKGTQKKRHASAEKAEEEITHESEGRVETAGSQDSVSSSLPAPLESESGASANGADTAMGVDERAQDEAAAGDEGAEQEVPNGDGGDKAA; via the exons ATGGTGCGCTCCTGCGGTCCCCTGTCCCCTACGGCAGGCGGTTCCTTgcgctccgcctctccgggcgcggccgcttctttctcttcttcttcgccattTCCTTCCTACTCTTGCGCGCCGTTCAGCagaacggcgcgcgcgccacggcCTCATGGGCCCTTCGGCGGATACGGCTCACGCTGCGATGACGGCGGGAGTTTAGGCTGCGCGCAGTGGTCCGTcttccgcgacggcgcggaccCAGAGGAAGAGGCCAGGGTCGAGGGCAGACAAAGACTGCCCTACAGCGTAGACATGACAACTGGAAGAGGCTCTGAACGACGCCCTCTGCTCCCTGG AATTCCAGGATTATgccccgccgccagcgcgttATGGGCCGTTCGCATCTCTCGGTTCACGTTGGTCACGGTCGCTCCCTCCTTAAGTGCACTC TCATCCACCAACACTCCTTGTCTGCTGTCCTACTCTGAGCATGTGCGCGTTGCTTCCTCCTTTTCTTATGCAGTTGCCTACTACGAGCAATTAGATTCGGCGGCAGAGGACTCGCTGGCAGTACCTCGGGCGACCttttcgcctccggcgcggcggcctttgAGGGTCCCCCGTAGTCAGCCCCGCCTGGCTCCCGTCTCGCCCAGTCGCGCCTGTGTGCCACCTcgtgcggcctctgcgaggacgacgcagaggcattCCAATGCGGCGAGggagcagcgcgtcgcgtcttccgcgaggcgaagccggGAGGCGAACACCCGCGAGGAGCGAACTAATTGTTCGCCTGTATCCTCCGCAGGCAAGGAGGTGAAGCGACAGACGGAGGCGAAAGGTGGGCTGCTTGGCTCACGGATGGTGCGAGCTGATGCTCCGCGGCCCTCTGTGCGCAcggaggcgtctcgcgccgaagacgaacAGGAGACCGTCGAGCTGGAgcacgcgtcgcccgccggtGCCACTcctgcgacggcgccgcagctcctgcgacagaaaacgaggagggagaaggcggacGACGATGACAAGTGCGCCCGGCTTCGCGCACTTCGCGCGCATGTGCAGACACTCAGCAGCCTGTGCTTGACTGGCTCCGCACGGAGAGCGAACTCTCAATTGGGttcgctgtcgcggcgcttcacgAGGACCGATTTCGCGGTAGGCGCGCAGTCCGAGGAAGGCTCGGAAGGGGGGGTCGCGCCTTTCTtcgcagtcgccgcgccctcggggcTGCTCACCGGCGTGTCGCGGGGCGTCCTCGGCAGAGGGACGGAGAACGCAAAGGAGGAGGGTGGCATCGAAGAAATCGAGCGACCGAAACCCCtgcggtcgcgcgcggctcccaAGTCTTTCACGACGATCCGTGGAGCCTTGCGCGATGGAGAGGTAAAAAGGGaccagacggcgacgcgcgagtcCTCAGACGCAGACATCGAGGCGCTCGACGTTGACGACATTCGATCT GGCCCGTCGTCGGAGGACTCCTCATCCCGGCGCCGTGCCcgaccgccggcgcgtgcggtGGCGTCTCGGCAGTTCGCGTCTTCACCGAGTATAAGGCGAGAGATGCCGTCGCGCTGGacgtgcgcggcggagggcgcggaggacgcctccgaagcctcgctgtcttcctGGGAGTCCGGGGGCCTCGACATCTGCTGGGAGTTCTCAGAGATCGGCGAGTCCGCGACGACCAGCACGCGGAAGCCTGTCTCGAGTAGAGGGCGAGCATCTGGCGCGgacagcaggcgcgggcTCAGCAACCGCCGCTCCAGAAGCATGCGGCTGGCCAAGTCCGACGGCGCGACGGGCCAAGGCGGgggacgaaggagagaagacggaTACGTGAGGTTTTTCTCTGACgagcaggaggaggcagacgcgagggctgtcacggcggcgcagctgcgcgcctcgcagttCGCCAttgagcagctgcgagaggcgattgagaggcgaaggacgcagAACAACTTGAGGCTGTTCCACTCCGacttcgccggcggcgggcctgGCTCGCGCCGACGGCACGAGGAGCGCGAGTGGCGcaaagacgaagaaagagaaaaggaggccgcagagctgGCGTCGCAGATCTTGGGAGAAGCGAACTACTACGCCCAGGAAACGGACCCCGACCTCGCTCAGGCGTACGACCGGCTGGCCGCGCATCTTCAGCATCTGCGGGACTTACAAGACGCACAGCATCGAATCCCGCATCGCGGAAAG AGTAGTGACGAGTACCAAGCCTTCCTCGAGACGGTGCAGCTGGCGATCCGcaaggcgctggaggcggagagggacgGCGAGCTCCTGCCGTCCCTCGCCGTGTCGTCGCCAGACGGCTACCGCGCAGTTCACGGACACAGGAGGGGCGTctcgacgcccgcgcagcaggcctTTTGCCCtcctttctcgctcttcaCGAAGCCCTCGCGGGCTGCGGTCTCCCCTTCGGGTCCCGCCGGAGCACAACCGGCGTGCGGGGCGAGGGCTGCAgcgggagcgcggcgccaggagCAGGACTCCGAGAAGTCCGACGGAGAGAagagctgccgcagagggcggtcgtcctcgcctctcttcttcagcggcgTAGGATGGAGGAAGCAAAcagaagaggacggcgaggagcggacctcgcgccggcagcgagacaagaggggagagaggggcGAAGCCTCGTCTCTGGCTCTCGACGGGGACTTAGTGTTTGGAGAAGGAAGGTCTCGAGACCACTCGGAAACCGGTCGACAAGATGGAGACCGAATCGAACTTCCGTCTCCTGTTATGTGGGGCGTGCATCCGCCGGAGGGTGTCGAACGGGACGAGgatctctgcgtcctctcagGCGAAGTCGGAGGCCTCGCGCAACCGAGAACCAACAGGGGGGAGAAGTGTCAGAAGGATTCAGGGCGCagcagaaaagaaggaaagaaGGCGGAACCGAGTCCCAAACCCGAGGCCGACGCGCACGTTTCTGTCAATGCACGCCTATCAGAGGCTCTGTCGTGCGAGAAAACGCTGCACTTCATG GGGAGCCCATTCGTTGCAActgcagaagaggcggacgCTGGGGCCCTCCAGGAAGGTGACG ATCTCAACGACGCTCTCGAGCGCCTCCATCTCTTGGAGGCCTACCTCCAGTCTGATCCGAGCGTCGGCACCTTGCCGCGATCGCGCGTGGAGTGCTCAGAGAAGCTGAAACAGGCTGTCGAGGCTCTCGATGCAGTCCGGGCGCAGCCCAGGGGCCCCCTTGGGGGCAGCGAGGACGGTGGTCAGGAAACTTCGAGACGAACGCAGCTCGACATTCAGGATCTCCAGTTCCTTACGGGATTGTTGCTCATGGAGaaaacgcggcgcgagagagcgcgaggaggaaaccAGGGACACG GGGCCAGTCCAATTCTGCCTGTCGTTCCTCCCTCTGTCGAGCTCGAGTCGGGCGactcgagcggcggcgcgtctgagAAGCGCCTTCTGGACAAGCgccggctgtctccgctAAGGCGGCCGGGTTCCCGCGTGCGCTTCGTCGCTTCGAGTTTTAGGCACGAAGAGGACCGCGTCTCGCCCGTCGCCCCAGCCTCGAGCCCGTCgtcagcgcccgcggcggcgcgtctccctcctgcgtcttccgccgcgtcgcagaCCCTGTCCAGCCACcctgcgccctcggcggctTCAGTTGCTCCGACCGTAGGTCTCCCTCCGGCTTCCACTACGAGCGCGGTCGTGAAGCAGGCCAACCCGCGTCCTTCGGCGTCACGGAGCGGAGGGCTGTGGAGCGGCCCGAGCTCCTCGAGCTCTGAAGGCGTCTCGACGCTGCCCTCAcccgccgaagaagaagtcCAGGAGCCCACGTTCAGCATCAAGGTGTCTCCTGCGCTGTCCATCGCTGAGTCGCAGCTCcgtgcggcgcggaaggaCTCGCGGGAGCTCCCCGCACGCTCGGcttcgcagctgctcgaacccgccgccctctcgaCCGTTCTTGGCGCGGCCGAAGGCaagccgccgtccgcgcccgcgtcgccttcgcagctgtcgtctcccgcgtcgtCCTGCGAGGCGGAGTCGCGGGGAGCGCCCTCGCTCGGGGCGAGCCCGAGGGCTAGCGGGGTCATCAGCTCGACCCGACTCTGCGAGAGCGACCCGCCGCAAAGGGAAACCTCCAGAGGTCGCAAGTCTCCTGTGGGCGCGAGTGTCGCTCTCAGCagtctctccgcttcgcagGCACTGCCCTCTCTTCAGGAggatgcgccggcgcccgccgtcgaGGATGCGCCCATCCTTGTGGAGGCGAGCCCCACAGTGGATGTGGcaccgaaggccgcggaggaaaacgaaaacgctggagagaagagcgaaCCGCCCGTCGCCAAGCTCCCCTACTCCGGAACGTCCACGATACTCCGAATGGGATCTCTCGATCCTGCAG AGGACGCCAAATACGAAATTGTGGTTTCTCTTGGCCAGCTCAA GAACGTGTTTGTCTTCTCCGAGAACCTCCAGCCGAGAAAAATTTTCTGCGTCGTGCACTACCAGGGGCAAGACGTTCAGGAG CTCATGCGGACGCGGATGCAACGCTCCAAGACGCAGCGAGTCGTCGAACAAGGCGCTCACGCGTACAGCTGTGACATCAATGAAGAG gtGATCCTGCCCTTCCACTCCCACCGCGCTGGCGTGCGCGTTACAGTCATGCAGCTGCAGGTTGACGACgacctcgccgcctccgtgccGGCGCTTGAGAGCTTCCAGTTCGTGCCCCTCGGCACCACCCCCCTTCTTCTCTACAACAACGCAAAC CAGGACGGCGAAAAGACTTTCTGGTCGCTGCTCAACACGAAGGACCCGGGCGCATCGACAGGCGAGCTGTCGgtcggcctcttcgcgcgtccCAAGCGCGCGTCTGAGATCTCGCAGCTCAGGAGCAGTTTCGCGCATCGCAGCTCAATCGCACCTCAAGTCGAAATGCGTAGCGAAAAACTTGACAGAGAAGCAG GCCGTCCGCCGCTTCGAAGTCCGAGGAAGTCTCTCGTTCTCAGCTCCCCAAGCCCCGACGAGGACGCCTCGccagcctctgcaggcgcggagggtgAGCAGTCCCAtgcagaggcgggcgcggccgcgaaagACGCAGATCGTGAGCTCTCGGCAGGATCTGAGAGCTCACCCACTAGAGAGAAACACAAAAAAAAAGGAACACAAAAGAAGAGgcacgccagcgccgagaaggcagaagaggagatCACGCACGAGAGCGAGGGCAGGGTGGAGACGGCGGGTAGTCAGGACTCCGTGAGCTCGTCGCTCCCCGCGCCGCTGGAATCGGAGAGCGGAGCGTCCGCGAACGGGGCAGACACTGCGATGGGAGTCGACGAGCGAGCGcaagacgaggcggcggcgggagacgaaggagcggAGCAAGAAGTCCCGAACGGtgacggcggagacaaggCAGCCTAG